The Zingiber officinale cultivar Zhangliang chromosome 9A, Zo_v1.1, whole genome shotgun sequence genome window below encodes:
- the LOC122018808 gene encoding endo-1,4-beta-xylanase 5-like — translation MSGTRSVKLLILISSWLFFHSHLVFKASCGGGDDGPQYDYSAYTDCSYHPQAPLYNGGVLVDKSGRIPMTYHKTETGIASPAFLLHNLTANTMYSFSCWVKIHGTSSALLRATISTEGVTLHCIGTVLAKSGCWSFLKGGFVLDAFSRSSILYFQNMNEDLTEISVASASLQPFSVEQWSKQQEQSIRTKRKRAATIQAVDGEGNPIAGANVSIQQSSKDFPFGSAIAGTILGNKQYQRWFAERFNVAVFENELKWYATEPQPGKLNYALADDMLKFVRSNKIMARGHNIFWENPTCAPEWVQNLTGGDLRAAVKSRIRSLLSRYRGQFIHWDVNNEMLHFDFYEQRLGENASTEFFRTAQQADPLATLFMNEFNVVETCSDEQSTVDTYISRLKQLRNGGAPMLEGIGLQGHFGRPNIPLMRAVLDKLASLGLPIWLTEVDIAQNLGEHRQGVFLEEVLREAFAYPSVSGIVLWAALHPDGCYQMCLTDGGLGNLPTGEVVENLLREWETKEGGASDEHGQYSFVGFLGEYKVSVVDGNKSAEITMFLSRSDETKHVVVQL, via the exons ATGAGTGGGACTCGGTCAGTGAAGTTACTGATTCTCATCTCTAGTTGGCTCTTCTTCCACTCCCACCTTGTTTTTAAAGCCTCatgtggtggtggtgatgatg GACCCCAATATGATTATTCTGCTTACACAGAC TGTAGCTATCATCCCCAAGCTCCTCTTTACAATGGAGGTGTTCTGGTGGACAAGAGTGGAAGAATTCCCATGACATACCACAAAACCGAGACTGGCATTGCTTCTCCTGCGTTTCTGCTGCACAATCTGACTGCGAATACCATGTACAGTTTCTCAT GTTGGGTTAAGATTCATGGAACGAGTTCAGCTCTTCTTAGGGCGACAATATCTACAGAGGGTGTAACATTGCACTGCATAGGAACTGTGCTTGCAAAAAGCGGGTGCTGGTCATTTCTTAAGGGCGGTTTTGTTCTCGATGCTTTCTCCAGATCCTCCATTCTTTATTTTCAG AATATGAATGAGGACTTGACTGAGATTTCAGTGGCAAGCGCTTCACTGCAGCCCTTTTCGGTGGAGCAGTGGTCAAAACAGCAAGAACAGAGCATCCGAACA AAAAGAAAACGCGCGGCGACGATCCAAGCCGTAGATGGAGAAGGTAATCCAATTGCCGGAGCCAATGTTTCGATCCAGCAGTCGTCCAAAGACTTTCCCTTCGGCTCCGCCATCGCCGGCACCATCCTCGGCAACAAGCAGTATCAGAGGTGGTTCGCCGAGCGATTCAACGTCGCGGTGTTCGagaacgagctcaagtggtacgCAACGGAGCCACAGCCCGGGAAGCTCAACTACGCCCTCGCCGACGACATGCTCAAGTTCGTCAG GTCGAACAAAATCATGGCGCGAGGGCACAACATCTTCTGGGAGAACCCGACGTGCGCGCCGGAGTGGGTGCAGAACCTCACCGGCGGCGATCTCCGGGCCGCCGTCAAGTCCCGCATCCGGAGCTTGTTATCCCGGTACAGGGGGCAGTTCATCCACTGGGACGTCAACAACGAGATGCTCCACTTCGACTTCTACGAGCAGCGGCTGGGGGAGAACGCGTCGACGGAGTTCTTCCGCACCGCGCAGCAGGCCGACCCGCTCGCCACCCTCTTCATGAACGAGTTCAACGTGGTGGAGACCTGCAGCGACGAACAGTCGACCGTGGACACCTACATATCGCGACTAAAGCAGCTCAGGAATGGAGGAGCCCCCATGTTGGAAGGGATCGGCCTTCAAGGACACTTCGGGAGGCCAAATATTCCACTGATGCGAGCGGTGCTCGACAAATTGGCTTCTCTGGGATTGCCCATTTGGCTAACAGAAGTCGACATCGCCCAAAATCTCGGCGAACACCGACAGGGCGTGTTTTTGGAGGAGGTGCTGCGGGAGGCATTTGCGTACCCGTCGGTGAGCGGCATTGTGCTATGGGCTGCTCTGCATCCGGATGGGTGCTACCAGATGTGCTTGACGGACGGCGGGCTTGGGAATCTACCAACGGGGGAGGTGGTGGAGAATCTGTTGAGGGAGTGGGAGACGAAGGAAGGAGGGGCGAGCGACGAGCATGGGCAGTATAGCTTCGTTGGGTTCTTGGGGGAGTACAAGGTGAGTGTGGTCGATGGAAACAAGTCTGCAGAGATCACCATGTTCCTTAGTCGATCCGATGAGACTAAACATGTTGTCGTTCAACTTTGA